In Salvelinus sp. IW2-2015 unplaced genomic scaffold, ASM291031v2 Un_scaffold3903, whole genome shotgun sequence, one genomic interval encodes:
- the LOC112076649 gene encoding zinc finger protein 219 — protein sequence MAENVRSPFEYREPPTLDSDGDGSKPPPPRGRVCVRKRKGTPVKVCDRAYVTEDEEEEEEESMSEHSYSPGDGQYPDGAEDRLPPTGSPYYLADPSQLCVSELGEEGASGVRGPVLFHPPPNCRIREVHCGSQVRLVVIAIRDIAKGEEITVDYSLMDWGENAMDEEPGPHPLSLSDYLTPSWSLSPSSSPLTHTEPSDSDREEEEEDDDDDEEEEMEELRGRMLRRRKKRKIATPVPTKKKSVANPRAGPGRPCSSSFSRLAASSTSTPAQTPSQPATPLAPPTTNINNNININIGSSSGATVSRRQHCPYCGRHYRSLARHLEKHHANQPEVRAAMELSALHTHPSSSTSSSHGHIFASPQPSSSSAPAPPPLFSRERERDAVAARSSSGAVSFSLSLSPPSDSQSATAKKASNLSVQTPKPGSAPAVAPVKSPPTSTPPRRGRKPKREKEEQQKAGESIGSKEEEMPPPPTPKPEEEELDEELSGAGTVESPGDWSTQMASSHRHHMPPLLSSLSCLVST from the exons ATGGCGGAGAACGTACGGTCGCCTTTTGAGTACCGGGAGCCACCGACCCTCGACAGCGACGGGGATGGGAGCAAGCCGCCGCCGCCCCGGGG GAGGGTGTGTGTCAGGAAAAGGAAGGGTACCCCTGTGAAGGTGTGTGACCGGGCCTACGTGacagaggatgaagaggaggaggaagaggagagtatgTCTGAACACAGCTACAgtccag GTGATGGACAGTACCCAGACGGAGCGGAGGACAGACTGCCTCCAACCGGAAGCCCATACTACCTCGCCGACCCCTCCCAGCTCTG TGTGTCGGAGCTGGGCGAGGAGGGGGCGAGTGGGGTCCGGGGGCCAGTGCTCTTCCACCCCCCGCCCAACTGTAGGATCCGAGAGGTGCACTGCGGGAGTCAGGTGCGGCTGGTCGTCATAGCGATTCGCGACATCGCCAAAGGGGAGGAGATCACAGTGGACTACAGCCTGATGGACTGGGGAGAGAAYGCCATG GATGAAGAGCCCGGCCCCCACCCGTTGTCTCTCTCCGACTACCTCACCCCCTCctggtccctctccccctcctcctccccgctAACCCACACTGAGCCCAGCGATTCGgaccgagaggaggaggaggaagacgacgaTGACGAcgaagaagaagagatggaggagtTGAGGGGCCGCATGCTCCGCCGCCGAAAGAAGCGCAAAATAGCCACCCCCGTCcccaccaagaagaagagtgtcGCCAACCCCAGGGCCGGACCCGGGCGCCCCTGCTCATCCTCCTTCTCCCGGCTGGCTGCCTCCTCGACCTCGACCCCGGCCCAGACCCCGTCTCAGCCCGCCACCCCGCTGGCGCCCCCCACcaccaacatcaacaacaacatcaacataaACATCGGCAGCTCCAGCGGGGCCACTGTCAGCCGGCGGCAGCACTGCCCCTACTGCGGCCGCCACTACCGCTCTCTGGCACGCCACCTGGAGAAACACCATGCCAACCAGCCAGAGGTCAGGGCTGCCATGGAGCTATccgcactgcacacacacccttcctcctctacctcctcctcgcACGGCCACATCTTCGCCTCCCCCcagccctcctcttcctctgctcccgcccctccccctcttttctccagggagagagagagggatgcggTGGCCGCTCGAAGTTCCTCGGGGGCGGTCTCCttttcactctcactctccccaCCCTCGGATTCTCAGTCGGCCACGGCCAAAAAAGCCTCCAACTTATCGGTTCAGACGCCCAAGCCAGGCTCCGCCCCTGCAGTGGCACCGGTGAAAAGTCCTCCCACATCCACGCCACCCAGGAGGGGCCGCAAgccgaagagagagaaggaggagcagcAGAAAGCGGGGGAGTCCATCGGTAGCAAAGAGGAAGAGATGCCTCCACCTCCTACCCCCAAGCCGGAGGAAGAAGAGCTGGATGAGGAGCTGAGTGGAGCGGGGACAGTAGAGAGTCCTGGRGACTGGAGTACACAGATGGCTAG CTCCCACAGACACCACatgccccctctcctctcctccctctcctgcctgGTCTCTACCTGA